The Pseudomonas sp. DG56-2 genome contains a region encoding:
- a CDS encoding MFS transporter, with protein sequence MEYLHRLLDRLDLLIAGLFGVIVASWWHKDDLTDWRAWLIFLITGVACALYLTGMVSAYLGVTEPNIVAGVGFLLGTFGGSLLAAINRAIKAADLWALIRQRFGGGNQP encoded by the coding sequence ATGGAGTATTTGCACCGCCTGCTCGACAGGCTTGATCTGCTGATTGCTGGTTTGTTCGGCGTGATCGTTGCCAGTTGGTGGCACAAGGACGACCTGACCGACTGGCGCGCTTGGCTGATCTTTCTGATCACGGGTGTGGCCTGCGCCTTGTACCTGACGGGCATGGTCAGCGCTTACCTCGGCGTCACTGAACCGAACATCGTTGCCGGGGTAGGGTTCCTGCTCGGCACGTTCGGTGGCTCGCTCCTGGCAGCCATCAACCGGGCCATTAAAGCCGCTGACCTTTGGGCACTTATCCGCCAGAGGTTCGGGGGAGGCAACCAGCCATGA
- a CDS encoding recombination protein NinG: MRVALKEVKQKTCKSCGGKFRPSLSTQKACSVKCALALAPVNHDKARKAIDQRARREIQVRKEKLKSRADYAKEAQAAVNRYVRLRDAHLGCISCDKSAAWQGQWHCSHFRSVGAAPHLRFNLWNMNKSCSACNNFLSGNIMAYRPALIEKIGQEKVDWLECSNGIARHDITYLKRVKEIFTRKARCIEKRNGEAMSWIAV; the protein is encoded by the coding sequence GTGCGCGTAGCTCTCAAGGAAGTGAAGCAGAAGACCTGCAAGTCCTGCGGCGGGAAGTTCCGGCCATCGCTGTCGACGCAGAAGGCCTGCAGCGTGAAGTGTGCCCTGGCCTTGGCGCCAGTGAATCACGACAAAGCCCGGAAGGCCATCGACCAGCGCGCGCGCCGCGAGATCCAGGTACGCAAGGAGAAACTCAAGAGCCGGGCAGACTATGCCAAAGAAGCCCAGGCCGCGGTCAATCGCTATGTACGGCTGCGAGACGCGCATCTGGGCTGCATCAGCTGCGACAAGTCAGCCGCATGGCAAGGGCAGTGGCACTGCTCGCACTTCCGCAGCGTAGGCGCGGCCCCGCACCTGCGGTTCAACCTCTGGAACATGAACAAGTCATGCAGTGCCTGCAACAACTTCTTGAGCGGAAACATCATGGCCTACCGGCCCGCGCTCATCGAGAAGATCGGGCAGGAGAAGGTCGACTGGCTGGAGTGCAGCAACGGCATAGCGCGCCACGACATCACTTACCTGAAAAGGGTGAAGGAAATCTTCACCAGGAAAGCCAGGTGCATCGAAAAAAGAAATGGGGAGGCGATGTCATGGATAGCCGTGTGA
- a CDS encoding recombination protein NinB: MTDLMLRTEQDRARLIGYLTGLDLAKPRRLTIVEVRNKRSDAQNRLLWMWNGLIQEHLRDSYGQAASSEEWHEILVAKLWPAEVHPVELPDGTRYRVGRAKTRKFSTQQMTQYLELLDAYCAESLQLLLPHPEDLMMAIYGERRGRAA, encoded by the coding sequence ATGACTGACCTCATGCTCCGCACCGAGCAAGACCGCGCCCGCCTGATTGGATACCTCACCGGTCTGGACCTGGCCAAGCCGCGCCGCCTGACCATCGTCGAGGTGCGCAACAAGCGCAGCGATGCCCAGAACCGCCTGCTGTGGATGTGGAACGGCCTGATCCAGGAGCACCTGCGCGATTCCTACGGCCAGGCAGCAAGCAGCGAGGAATGGCACGAGATTCTGGTGGCCAAGCTCTGGCCGGCCGAGGTTCACCCGGTGGAGCTGCCCGATGGCACCCGGTACCGCGTAGGCCGGGCCAAGACCCGCAAGTTCAGCACCCAGCAGATGACTCAGTACCTGGAGCTTCTGGACGCTTACTGCGCCGAGAGCCTGCAGCTGCTCCTACCGCATCCAGAGGACCTGATGATGGCGATCTACGGCGAGCGCCGCGGGAGGGCTGCATGA
- the dnaB gene encoding replicative DNA helicase, which yields MNELHSLEAEHGVLGAMLRQPHLIDVISDNLASDAFAWEDNADLYRLILELHADGQPVDVITLSDRRSELPSGTRTLAYAGEIQANTPSVANAKSYAQIIRDRAICRQLAAAAERINEVAHERADIEDKISLAQSIVLGLDATGSDGECQMIGDILAEHIEILQERLDRFENGIVMDGLGSGIPDLDKYTQGLKAGQMIVVAGRPAMGKTTLAMNVAADVAINQRRPVLVVSLEMTKTQLMDRLLAAVGGIPLPSLKTGECASDYSAELAAATLRLRDAPICVSDVPVMTMPRIRSIARRQAHRMGGLGLVVIDYLGLMEGEGKGRTEDVTAMSRQIKLLARELECPVIVLSQLNRGCESRPDKRPVLSDLRESGAIEQDADIVMFVYRDEVYHPNTQDKGIGEILIRKNRDGEIGIVPTVFQGDRSRFMPLANRSRQDNVVQVNF from the coding sequence ATGAACGAACTTCACAGCCTTGAGGCCGAACACGGTGTGTTGGGGGCCATGCTGCGTCAGCCGCACCTGATCGACGTGATCTCCGACAACCTGGCTTCTGACGCGTTTGCCTGGGAAGACAACGCCGACCTGTATCGCCTGATCTTGGAATTGCACGCGGACGGCCAGCCGGTGGACGTGATCACCCTGAGTGATCGTCGTTCCGAGCTGCCGAGCGGAACCCGTACTCTGGCCTACGCCGGCGAGATTCAAGCAAACACCCCAAGCGTGGCCAACGCCAAGTCCTACGCCCAGATCATTCGCGACCGTGCCATCTGCCGTCAGTTGGCAGCTGCCGCTGAGCGCATCAACGAAGTGGCGCATGAGCGGGCGGACATCGAGGACAAAATATCGCTGGCTCAATCCATCGTGCTGGGCCTGGACGCCACTGGCAGCGACGGTGAGTGCCAGATGATCGGCGACATCCTTGCTGAGCACATTGAGATCCTGCAGGAGCGCCTTGATCGCTTCGAGAATGGCATCGTCATGGATGGCCTGGGCTCCGGCATTCCTGACCTCGACAAGTACACCCAAGGCCTGAAGGCAGGGCAGATGATCGTGGTTGCCGGGCGCCCAGCGATGGGTAAGACCACGCTGGCGATGAACGTCGCGGCGGATGTGGCGATCAACCAGCGCCGGCCGGTTTTGGTGGTCAGCCTGGAAATGACCAAGACCCAGCTCATGGATCGCCTTCTGGCTGCGGTTGGCGGTATCCCGCTGCCATCGCTGAAGACTGGCGAGTGTGCCAGCGATTATTCCGCCGAGCTGGCTGCAGCGACCCTCAGGCTGCGTGACGCGCCGATCTGCGTGTCTGACGTGCCAGTCATGACCATGCCGCGCATTCGCTCCATTGCTCGTCGCCAGGCGCACCGCATGGGAGGTCTTGGCCTGGTGGTGATCGACTACCTGGGGCTGATGGAAGGCGAGGGGAAGGGTCGCACCGAGGATGTCACCGCGATGTCGCGCCAGATCAAGCTACTGGCTCGCGAACTGGAGTGCCCGGTCATCGTCCTGTCACAGCTCAACCGCGGCTGCGAATCCCGTCCAGACAAGCGCCCAGTGCTGAGCGACCTGCGTGAATCCGGCGCCATTGAGCAGGACGCCGACATCGTGATGTTCGTGTACCGCGACGAGGTCTACCACCCCAACACCCAGGACAAGGGCATCGGGGAAATCCTGATCCGCAAGAACCGTGACGGCGAGATCGGCATTGTTCCAACTGTGTTCCAGGGCGACCGCTCTCGCTTCATGCCGCTTGCCAATCGTTCTCGCCAAGACAACGTCGTGCAGGTGAATTTCTGA
- a CDS encoding replication protein codes for MSNVFTFKSAGGFTRMDNQLMDALAAVHLSPAEFKTLHAIARLVIGYNLQERRITAEEVAKMTNILPAHVSRAISSLLARRVLYRVGGSRGEIGICSTSEWVYQEPKKEQSTQPKSVETTKIGNSDNVTKLPISDDSLLYTKEKPLVTVPTEQITAPQGAEPAQSEAKLVVFTGEDFEVDATLITKWAEAYAPIDVEAEIKRAAAWASGSKPKKDWRRFLVNWLGRAFKRSPNGASEAGVPVEKIIDLYHKVCPSLPVVTVAGDRVLRSMIAERWNESPDHQSGQGFWLGFFQKANNRNQVFFRGQNVQPRLEALVSRAVFREIAEAAQ; via the coding sequence ATGAGTAACGTCTTTACCTTCAAATCAGCCGGGGGCTTTACCCGGATGGACAACCAGCTGATGGACGCTCTGGCAGCGGTTCACCTGTCGCCAGCTGAGTTCAAGACACTCCATGCGATTGCTCGGCTAGTTATCGGCTACAACCTGCAGGAGCGCCGTATTACCGCTGAAGAAGTGGCCAAGATGACCAACATCCTGCCTGCGCACGTTTCGCGTGCTATCAGCAGCTTGCTGGCGCGTCGGGTGCTGTACCGAGTTGGCGGAAGCCGTGGTGAAATCGGTATTTGCTCGACCTCCGAGTGGGTTTACCAAGAGCCAAAGAAAGAACAATCGACTCAACCAAAATCAGTCGAAACTACCAAAATTGGTAATTCCGACAACGTAACGAAACTACCAATTTCCGACGACTCCCTTCTTTATACGAAAGAAAAACCCCTAGTAACTGTTCCTACGGAACAGATTACTGCCCCCCAGGGGGCTGAGCCCGCTCAGTCGGAAGCCAAGCTGGTTGTGTTCACTGGCGAAGATTTCGAAGTGGACGCCACCCTGATCACCAAATGGGCAGAGGCCTATGCACCGATCGACGTGGAAGCGGAGATCAAGCGTGCGGCAGCCTGGGCCAGTGGCAGCAAGCCGAAGAAGGACTGGCGCCGCTTCCTGGTCAACTGGTTGGGCCGTGCGTTCAAGCGCAGCCCGAACGGTGCCAGCGAGGCCGGCGTGCCGGTAGAAAAGATCATCGACCTGTACCACAAGGTTTGCCCGAGTCTGCCAGTTGTGACTGTGGCCGGTGACCGCGTGCTTCGCAGCATGATCGCCGAACGCTGGAACGAATCCCCTGATCACCAGAGCGGGCAGGGCTTCTGGCTCGGTTTCTTCCAGAAGGCCAACAACCGAAACCAGGTGTTCTTCCGTGGCCAGAACGTCCAGCCACGTCTTGAGGCCCTGGTCAGCCGCGCTGTGTTCCGTGAGATTGCGGAGGCCGCGCAATGA
- a CDS encoding helix-turn-helix domain-containing protein, whose translation MSATDLPKKLDALLGSGMTYKAIAERAKCDISTVFRIRNGQIINPSYVAGTAIDQMHAELAKNGKHSPKKSAA comes from the coding sequence ATGAGCGCTACCGATCTTCCAAAAAAACTCGACGCATTACTGGGCTCGGGAATGACCTACAAGGCCATTGCAGAGCGCGCCAAATGCGACATCTCGACGGTATTCCGTATCCGCAATGGGCAGATCATCAACCCGAGCTACGTAGCCGGCACCGCCATTGACCAGATGCACGCTGAGCTGGCCAAGAACGGCAAGCACAGCCCGAAAAAATCCGCCGCTTAA
- a CDS encoding LexA family transcriptional regulator, producing the protein MHKSIDKILAQLMAKNGISQVELSSQTSVGQSTISRILKPQGPKGIKEPTDKQVRPLADFFGITTDQLRGYEPLGDPEPEDQPRQDLSTADIVKQMLAKHGKGLSLDARQKIADAIEEKTAEQASSSVIAVDFARPGQVGDEVWIAHYDVRGAMGGGQVAHDFPEMLQDVRVSPTHLREMGVEFKEHFHLKLITGVGQSMAPTIKSRDPLIVDISIREFVGDGIYYFSHQGHQYIKRLQKKGRDHFKMISDNTNHPPEDIRVDETYIQARVLLVWNAHLV; encoded by the coding sequence ATGCATAAATCGATAGACAAAATTCTTGCTCAACTGATGGCCAAAAACGGCATTTCTCAGGTTGAGCTGTCGAGCCAGACTAGCGTTGGCCAATCGACTATTTCCCGAATTCTTAAGCCTCAGGGGCCGAAAGGAATCAAGGAGCCGACCGATAAGCAGGTCAGGCCACTGGCCGATTTTTTCGGCATTACCACCGACCAGTTGCGAGGCTATGAGCCGTTAGGTGACCCTGAGCCTGAGGACCAGCCCCGCCAAGATTTGTCTACTGCGGATATCGTCAAGCAGATGCTCGCCAAGCACGGCAAAGGTCTTTCTCTTGATGCTCGACAGAAAATTGCTGATGCCATCGAGGAAAAGACGGCTGAGCAAGCTTCTTCCAGTGTCATTGCCGTCGATTTCGCGCGACCAGGCCAGGTGGGGGACGAAGTCTGGATCGCTCACTATGACGTGCGGGGCGCTATGGGTGGCGGTCAGGTAGCTCACGATTTCCCGGAAATGCTACAGGACGTCCGTGTGAGCCCCACTCACCTGCGGGAGATGGGAGTTGAGTTCAAAGAACACTTCCACCTGAAGCTCATAACGGGTGTAGGCCAGTCCATGGCTCCCACTATCAAGAGTCGCGACCCGCTGATTGTCGATATCAGCATCCGTGAATTCGTTGGCGACGGAATCTACTACTTCTCTCATCAGGGTCATCAGTACATCAAGCGCCTACAGAAGAAAGGCCGCGATCACTTCAAGATGATTTCTGACAACACCAACCATCCGCCTGAAGACATCCGGGTTGATGAGACCTACATCCAGGCCCGTGTTTTGTTGGTCTGGAACGCGCACCTGGTCTAA
- a CDS encoding DUF1828 domain-containing protein: MNDIAAIKETLCHAFCEDVAVSARGDLLTVSLPLTARDGDSFTSYLTRSSAGWRISDAANTMMRLSYENDLGKLLTGPRAKLFETILSENGLQEDDGEIFLEVPADRLVRGLFQLGQGLSRVEDIALWSRSRVESTFYHDLREILYSIVPSEMVDESYAPAISGGEDYLIDYKIRTQGRPLYLFGVNGKDKARLTTITLLHLKHMGLKFDSMIVCSDFTELPKQDASRLMTAANDIVPVVTDIQAIKDKILDRVS; the protein is encoded by the coding sequence ATGAACGATATTGCCGCCATCAAGGAGACCCTATGCCACGCATTCTGCGAGGATGTGGCGGTATCTGCGCGCGGCGACTTGCTGACGGTATCTCTGCCTCTCACCGCGAGGGATGGCGACTCATTTACCAGCTACTTGACTAGGTCCTCCGCAGGGTGGCGCATCTCTGACGCCGCCAACACCATGATGCGTCTCAGCTATGAGAATGACCTAGGAAAGCTTCTCACCGGTCCTCGAGCAAAACTCTTTGAGACGATTCTCTCCGAGAATGGCTTGCAAGAGGACGATGGCGAGATCTTTTTGGAGGTCCCAGCTGACAGACTGGTGAGAGGCTTGTTCCAGCTCGGGCAAGGACTCAGCCGAGTTGAGGATATTGCCCTATGGTCCCGCAGCCGGGTTGAGTCAACCTTTTACCACGACCTGCGCGAGATTCTTTACTCAATCGTTCCCAGCGAGATGGTCGACGAGTCCTACGCTCCTGCGATCAGTGGCGGCGAGGATTATCTGATTGACTACAAGATCAGAACTCAAGGTCGCCCATTGTACCTTTTCGGGGTAAACGGGAAGGATAAAGCTCGGCTTACCACGATCACCCTGCTTCACCTCAAGCACATGGGCCTGAAATTTGACTCAATGATCGTGTGCAGCGACTTTACGGAGCTGCCAAAGCAGGATGCATCTCGCCTCATGACGGCTGCCAACGACATTGTCCCGGTTGTTACTGATATTCAGGCCATTAAGGACAAAATTCTAGACAGAGTGTCTTGA
- the bamE gene encoding outer membrane protein assembly factor BamE gives MLRHIHRFLLAAVVVTLAGCAGTPFTFGQASQVKVGMTEDQLYEIMGNPYMVTSREEGQMWIYSHATAFSGAKTVSFETKDGKVTKVPYIPKDFLPKPDPAQ, from the coding sequence ATGCTTCGCCACATCCACCGCTTTCTTCTTGCTGCCGTAGTCGTCACTCTGGCTGGGTGCGCCGGCACACCATTCACCTTCGGCCAAGCCAGCCAAGTCAAAGTCGGCATGACCGAAGACCAGCTCTACGAGATCATGGGCAACCCCTATATGGTCACATCCAGGGAAGAAGGCCAGATGTGGATCTACAGCCATGCAACAGCGTTCAGTGGCGCTAAGACTGTGTCTTTCGAAACGAAGGACGGTAAGGTGACCAAGGTTCCGTACATCCCGAAAGACTTCCTGCCAAAACCAGATCCTGCCCAATAG
- a CDS encoding DUF1654 domain-containing protein, with protein MAKPKKAAPQARQEMTGLQRLSLRVSSMINHPIAQSQRWVTIHRLDTDGEMEWEEVMGLLSETPELDLTFNDDESVTVRWEPQSADERDDLIIEKDWEEDRAEEAKPF; from the coding sequence ATGGCCAAACCAAAGAAAGCTGCACCGCAGGCACGCCAAGAAATGACCGGTCTACAGCGACTGAGCTTGCGAGTGTCCTCGATGATCAATCACCCGATTGCGCAGTCACAGCGCTGGGTGACGATCCACCGCCTGGACACGGACGGGGAGATGGAGTGGGAAGAGGTAATGGGGTTGCTGTCAGAAACTCCAGAGCTGGACCTGACGTTTAACGACGACGAGAGTGTGACGGTTCGGTGGGAGCCGCAGAGCGCCGATGAGCGCGACGATCTGATCATCGAGAAGGATTGGGAAGAGGACAGAGCGGAGGAGGCGAAGCCTTTCTGA
- a CDS encoding zinc-finger-containing protein: protein MPIDPRANAPERIAAPAPLPHVSRRALKRVKNPLPAPCECRYCGDQVELVCNSEIYNGRSYGDWPYAYLCSGCDAYVGLHPDTDIPLGTLADGALRSVRNRSKAVFHKHISDTGMGRTQAYRWLAEQMQIDVGICHFGWFEKADCERAEAIVKSAVPQTAMSLAFAKAR, encoded by the coding sequence ATGCCAATCGATCCTCGGGCAAACGCCCCCGAGCGCATTGCTGCGCCTGCTCCGCTGCCACATGTCAGCCGCAGGGCACTCAAACGCGTGAAGAACCCACTCCCCGCTCCGTGCGAGTGCCGCTATTGCGGTGACCAGGTTGAGCTGGTCTGCAACTCGGAAATCTACAACGGGCGCAGTTACGGCGATTGGCCGTATGCCTACCTCTGTTCCGGGTGTGACGCCTACGTAGGGCTGCACCCAGACACAGATATTCCACTCGGCACGCTGGCTGATGGCGCTCTGCGCTCCGTGCGTAACCGCAGCAAGGCAGTCTTCCACAAGCACATCAGCGATACCGGCATGGGCCGCACACAGGCCTACCGCTGGCTCGCCGAGCAAATGCAGATCGATGTAGGCATCTGCCACTTCGGCTGGTTTGAGAAAGCGGACTGCGAGCGTGCCGAGGCCATCGTCAAGTCAGCCGTACCTCAAACAGCCATGTCGCTGGCCTTCGCCAAAGCCCGATAA
- a CDS encoding ERF family protein, whose protein sequence is MSQVARVEQTYTQVAAAESVTILQIIQQVAMSPSADIDKMERLMVMHQNIQALQAKQQFDEALAAMQEELPVIGERGGIKDKNGRIQSTYALWEDINEMIKPVLARHGFALSFRTPRNERGIEVEGVLSHRAGHRETTSLVLPADTTGSKNGVQAVASSVSYGKRYTAGALLNFTTTGEDDDGNGVVVTPRVTSVQATQLAMLLERCSDKAKAAFANIHGTPSAVEKAAFDQVLGMLSKSVKQHEAAPQETQNADHH, encoded by the coding sequence ATGAGCCAAGTAGCCCGGGTCGAGCAGACCTACACCCAAGTGGCCGCCGCTGAGTCGGTGACCATCCTCCAGATCATCCAGCAGGTGGCCATGTCGCCGAGCGCTGATATCGACAAGATGGAGCGCCTGATGGTCATGCACCAGAACATTCAAGCCTTGCAGGCCAAGCAGCAGTTCGATGAGGCGCTGGCCGCAATGCAGGAAGAACTGCCGGTGATTGGTGAGCGCGGCGGCATCAAGGACAAGAACGGCCGCATCCAGAGCACCTATGCGCTCTGGGAAGACATCAACGAGATGATCAAGCCAGTTCTTGCCCGGCACGGGTTCGCCCTGTCATTCCGCACGCCGCGTAACGAGCGCGGGATCGAGGTCGAGGGTGTGCTGAGCCACCGCGCCGGGCACCGAGAAACCACTTCCTTAGTGCTGCCTGCCGATACCACCGGGAGCAAAAACGGCGTACAGGCCGTGGCCTCCAGCGTGAGCTACGGCAAGCGCTATACCGCCGGCGCCCTGCTCAACTTCACCACCACCGGTGAGGATGATGACGGCAACGGCGTCGTAGTGACGCCACGGGTGACGTCAGTTCAAGCGACCCAGTTGGCCATGCTCCTGGAGCGCTGCAGCGACAAAGCCAAGGCCGCATTCGCCAACATCCATGGCACGCCATCGGCGGTTGAGAAAGCCGCGTTCGACCAGGTGCTAGGGATGCTCAGCAAGTCAGTCAAACAGCATGAAGCCGCACCCCAGGAGACGCAAAATGCAGATCATCACTGA
- a CDS encoding lambda exonuclease family protein, producing the protein MQIITEIEQGTPEWLALRLGIITCSELDCLLVAGKGEAGFGVAAFTYMDQLIGERITEEAAEIPFQTKATIRGHELEGVARGLYEDRESLKTRSVGIILNHGIGYSPDALVADNGLTEIKTKLPKFQVGVILAGEVPKEHVAQCQGGLWVSEREWLDFISYWPGMPLFVKRVYRDEVMIRKLTERVKTFYEILDERMNKVLGLAA; encoded by the coding sequence ATGCAGATCATCACTGAAATCGAGCAAGGAACGCCGGAGTGGCTTGCGCTGCGCCTGGGCATCATCACCTGCTCCGAGCTGGATTGCCTGCTGGTTGCTGGCAAGGGTGAGGCTGGCTTCGGTGTGGCCGCCTTCACCTACATGGATCAGCTGATCGGCGAGCGGATCACCGAAGAGGCCGCCGAAATCCCATTTCAAACCAAGGCCACGATTCGCGGGCATGAGCTGGAAGGCGTGGCGCGCGGACTCTATGAGGACCGTGAAAGCCTCAAGACCCGGTCTGTTGGGATCATCCTGAACCACGGCATCGGCTACTCACCTGATGCCCTTGTGGCCGACAACGGCCTCACCGAGATCAAAACCAAGTTGCCCAAGTTTCAAGTCGGCGTGATCCTGGCCGGTGAAGTCCCCAAGGAACACGTTGCCCAGTGCCAGGGCGGCCTGTGGGTGTCGGAGCGCGAGTGGCTGGATTTCATCAGCTACTGGCCAGGCATGCCCCTCTTCGTCAAGCGCGTTTACCGCGACGAAGTAATGATCCGCAAGCTAACCGAACGGGTGAAGACCTTTTACGAAATCCTCGACGAGCGCATGAACAAGGTGCTCGGCCTGGCCGCATAA
- the ssb gene encoding single-stranded DNA-binding protein gives MPTLTDIGRLGRDAELRYTPDGNAVCNLAIACEYGRKGQDGKRPTQWVDATLWGKQAEAMAQYLVKGQQVHFTIDDAHIEIYTKGDNSQGVKLTGRVIIIKFAGSPPQQGQQSNQQQQQPRQQQNRQQPRQQAPQQSQQGTNGPDYDSFDDDIPFAPLPYLSGA, from the coding sequence ATGCCTACTCTTACCGATATCGGCCGCCTGGGCCGCGACGCTGAACTGCGCTACACGCCTGACGGGAATGCCGTCTGCAATCTGGCCATCGCCTGCGAATACGGCCGCAAAGGCCAAGACGGCAAGCGCCCCACCCAGTGGGTCGATGCCACGCTTTGGGGCAAGCAGGCTGAGGCCATGGCCCAGTACCTGGTCAAGGGCCAGCAAGTGCACTTCACCATCGACGACGCCCACATCGAAATCTACACCAAGGGCGACAACTCGCAGGGCGTGAAGCTCACTGGTCGCGTGATCATCATCAAGTTCGCCGGCAGCCCTCCCCAGCAGGGTCAGCAGAGCAACCAACAACAGCAGCAACCTCGGCAGCAGCAGAATCGCCAGCAGCCCCGACAACAGGCGCCCCAGCAGAGCCAGCAAGGCACCAACGGGCCGGACTACGACAGCTTCGACGACGATATTCCCTTCGCGCCGCTGCCCTACCTGTCCGGGGCATAG
- a CDS encoding AlpA family transcriptional regulator encodes MTPANNIDRLLRIEEVVHIIGISRNTVYRRIKEGTFPKQVRIGPNSVGWRQSDISVWMSSLTPSDDQSVH; translated from the coding sequence ATGACACCAGCGAACAACATTGACCGCCTCCTACGCATTGAGGAGGTGGTCCACATCATCGGCATCAGTCGAAACACCGTGTACCGCAGAATCAAGGAAGGGACGTTCCCAAAACAGGTTAGAATAGGACCCAACTCGGTCGGCTGGCGTCAGTCGGATATCTCGGTTTGGATGTCCTCTTTGACCCCCAGCGACGACCAATCAGTACATTGA
- the queD gene encoding 6-carboxytetrahydropterin synthase QueD — translation MEIFKEFTFESAHRLPHVPEGHKCGRLHGHSFKVALHLTGPLDPHTGWIRDFSEIKAIFKPLYEQLDHNYLNDIPGLENPTSEVIAKWIWDQVKPLLPELSKVRIHETCTSGCEYYGD, via the coding sequence GTGGAAATTTTCAAAGAGTTCACCTTCGAGTCGGCACACCGCCTTCCGCACGTCCCTGAAGGACACAAGTGTGGGCGATTGCACGGCCACTCGTTCAAGGTTGCCCTGCACCTGACCGGCCCACTGGACCCACACACGGGCTGGATTCGTGACTTTTCCGAGATCAAGGCAATCTTCAAGCCGCTGTACGAGCAACTGGACCACAACTACCTGAACGATATCCCTGGCCTGGAAAACCCTACCAGTGAAGTCATCGCCAAGTGGATATGGGATCAGGTCAAACCCTTGCTGCCGGAGTTGTCCAAGGTACGTATCCATGAGACTTGCACCAGTGGTTGCGAGTACTACGGCGACTGA
- the rhtA gene encoding threonine/homoserine exporter RhtA, protein MNAKPRSLATTLFPIGLLLIAMASIQSGASLAKSMFPIVGAQGTTTLRLIFASIIMLLLLRPWRARLNASTLRTVVIYGMALGGMNLLFYMSLRTVPLGIAVALEFTGPLAVALYASRRAVDFLWIGLAVVGLLLLIPIGQTGGKLDLVGAGYALGAGVCWALYILYGQKAGAANGIQTAALGVMIAALFVAPVGIIHAGSALLTPALLPIALGVAILSTALPYSLEMVALTRLPARTFGTLMSIEPAFGALSGLLFLGEVLSLGQWLAIGAIITASVGATLSIRKESPPLIPAD, encoded by the coding sequence ATGAACGCTAAACCCCGCAGCCTGGCCACGACACTGTTCCCCATCGGCCTACTGCTCATTGCCATGGCTTCGATTCAATCCGGTGCGTCGCTGGCCAAGAGCATGTTCCCCATTGTGGGCGCACAAGGCACGACCACCCTGCGCCTGATTTTCGCCAGCATCATCATGTTGCTACTGCTGCGCCCCTGGCGAGCGCGACTCAACGCAAGCACCTTGCGCACCGTGGTTATCTACGGCATGGCACTAGGCGGCATGAATCTCCTCTTCTATATGTCACTGCGCACTGTTCCCTTGGGGATTGCTGTAGCCCTGGAGTTCACCGGCCCCCTTGCAGTAGCCCTGTATGCATCCCGACGCGCTGTGGACTTTCTCTGGATAGGCCTGGCGGTGGTAGGGCTACTATTGCTGATTCCCATTGGTCAAACCGGTGGCAAACTCGATCTGGTTGGCGCGGGCTATGCTCTGGGCGCTGGCGTGTGCTGGGCCTTATACATCCTTTATGGCCAAAAGGCGGGAGCGGCGAACGGCATTCAGACCGCCGCCTTAGGTGTAATGATCGCCGCCTTGTTTGTCGCACCTGTGGGTATCATCCATGCCGGAAGTGCACTGCTCACTCCTGCCCTGCTGCCCATCGCCCTAGGCGTTGCCATACTCTCGACCGCCCTACCCTACAGCCTGGAAATGGTCGCACTGACACGGCTGCCAGCAAGGACCTTTGGCACACTGATGAGCATTGAACCTGCTTTCGGCGCACTCTCTGGCCTGCTCTTCCTAGGCGAGGTGTTGAGCCTTGGTCAATGGCTGGCAATTGGAGCGATCATTACCGCCTCCGTCGGGGCGACATTGTCGATTCGAAAGGAAAGTCCGCCCCTCATCCCTGCCGACTGA